A window of the Ostrea edulis chromosome 1, xbOstEdul1.1, whole genome shotgun sequence genome harbors these coding sequences:
- the LOC125664331 gene encoding spermatogenesis-associated protein 48-like gives MYCGMEDDTPGVRQCPGYAGFVPRKPTAGDLQKRSEPTHMVSTMKANYRELPVDEYRKQTFAKKGPMSRTVTLTYPFNPYNKI, from the exons ATGTACTGTGGTATGGAGGACGACACGCCTGG TGTACGACAGTGCCCGGGGTATGCCGGTTTCGTGCCCAGGAAGCCAACAGCAGGCGATCTCCAGAAGCGCTCAGAACCCACCCATATGGTCAGCACCATGAAAGCTAACTACCG GGAACTTCCGGTCGATGAATACAGAAAGCAAACCTTTGCCAAGAAAGGTCCAATGTCCAGAACAGTGACGCTGACTTACCCATTCAATCCATACAACAAAATCTGA
- the LOC125664325 gene encoding N-terminal EF-hand calcium-binding protein 1-like, giving the protein MEKGKTIFLDIFRRADKNDDGAISWEEFVQFFADGVMGKEEMEKLFNEIDTHNTNNIDTGELCEYFSNHLGEMKKIYSLVEDLNHKVTSVLQSTAKSYPEKSRNDKFINRFLLRECIGQLTALQRPLESASDHMDDEARLENSEVKPIELRDVLPKPDLIPGRVGRRTKRQISSQTSLQTEGSVNPVALAAQVDRLSELLDRLEHGVNFKGFVDEDMNATEEDQYILQQRSMEVVKEKEDDFRATLRQYIEDTNNAPGALNISVRYFKDSGLYTLYEVWEADDKEKQYRETKAFDSVFTNLTSGTTLSSISFPKAWWIK; this is encoded by the exons ATGGAAAAGGGAAAGACGATTTTTCTTGAT atattCAGGCGAGCAGATAAGAATG ATGATGGGGCCATTTCCTGGGAGGAGTTTGTTCAATTTTTTGCGGACGGTGTCATGGGAAAAGAAGAAATGGAGAAGTTGTTCAATGAAATCGACACACACAACACCAA TAACATAGATACGGGAGAACTGTGTGAGTACTTCAGTAATCACCTGGGGGAGATGAAGAAGATCTATTCTCTGGTGGAGGATCTCAATCACAAAGTGACCAGTGTCCTGCAGTCTACAGCCAAG TCTTACCCTGAAAAGAGCAGAAATGACAAGTTCATCAATCGTTTCCTACTGCGGGAGTGTATTGGTCAGCTGACTGCCCTACAGCGCCCTCTAGAATCAGCATCGGACCACATGGATGACGAAGCTAGGCTGGAAAA CTCTGAAGTCAAGCCTATCGAACTTCGCGATGTCCTGCCTAAACCAGATCTGATACCGGGTCGAGTTGGACGACGTACGAAGCGCCAGATCAGTAGTCAGACCTCGCTCCAAACAGAGG GATCTGTGAATCCTGTGGCACTGGCTGCTCAAGTTGACCGTTTGTCGGAGTTGCTGGATCGATTGGAACATGGG GTCAATTTTAAAGGATTTGTTGATGAGGACATGAATGCCACAGAAGAAGATCAG TACATCCTGCAGCAGAGAAGCATGGAGGTAGTTAAGGAGAAGGAGGATGACTTCCGCGCGACATTACGTCAGTACATTGAGGACACCAACAACGCACCAGGGGCACTCAA CATTAGCGTGAGGTACTTTAAAGACTCAGGACTCTATACTCTGTATGAGGTTTGGGAAGCAGACGACAAAGAAAAACA gTACCGGGAAACAAAGGCGTTTGACTCGGTGTTTACTAATCTTACATCAGGAACTACTTTGTCTTCAATCTCTTTTCCAA AGGCATGGTGGATCAAGTAA